One genomic region from Cellulomonas hominis encodes:
- a CDS encoding NAD kinase, producing the protein MSSRRVLVVTHSGRPEAVTATEEAAAALTAAGFTPVLAGEDVPGMAFHDIELAMILGGDGTILRAAELARAAGVPLLGINLGHVGFLAESERDDITEAVRRIAAGDYTVEERTTLQVQVQVPGRADPVTSWALNEAALEKAEPARMVEVVIEVDDRPLSSFGCDGVVLATSTGSTAHAFSAGGPVVWPEVDSLIVVPLSAHALFARPLVVGPRSVVAVEVLTRSPSPAVLVCDGRRHIEVPAGSRVEVRRSPVPVRLARLTPAPFTDRLVHKFALPVAGWRGRPPELHAGHAARRRHDDPDRTDED; encoded by the coding sequence ATGAGCAGCAGGCGGGTGCTGGTGGTCACGCACAGCGGTCGGCCCGAGGCCGTGACGGCGACCGAGGAGGCCGCCGCCGCGCTGACCGCAGCCGGGTTCACCCCGGTGCTGGCCGGCGAGGACGTGCCGGGGATGGCGTTCCACGACATCGAGCTGGCGATGATCCTCGGCGGCGACGGGACGATCCTGCGCGCCGCGGAGCTCGCCCGGGCGGCCGGGGTGCCGCTGCTCGGCATCAACCTCGGGCACGTCGGCTTCCTCGCGGAGAGCGAGCGGGACGACATCACGGAGGCGGTCCGGCGGATCGCGGCGGGGGACTACACCGTCGAGGAGCGCACCACCCTGCAGGTGCAGGTCCAGGTGCCCGGGCGCGCGGACCCGGTGACGTCGTGGGCCCTGAACGAGGCGGCGCTGGAGAAGGCGGAGCCGGCGCGGATGGTCGAGGTCGTCATCGAGGTCGACGACCGGCCGCTGTCCAGCTTCGGGTGCGACGGGGTGGTGCTGGCGACGTCGACCGGTTCGACGGCGCACGCGTTCTCGGCCGGCGGGCCCGTCGTGTGGCCGGAGGTGGACAGCCTCATCGTGGTGCCGCTGTCGGCGCACGCGCTGTTCGCCCGGCCGCTCGTGGTCGGCCCGCGCAGCGTCGTGGCCGTCGAGGTGCTGACGCGGTCGCCGTCCCCGGCGGTGCTGGTGTGCGACGGCCGGCGGCACATCGAGGTGCCCGCCGGCTCGCGGGTCGAGGTGCGGCGCTCGCCCGTGCCGGTGCGCCTCGCGCGGCTGACCCCGGCGCCGTTCACCGACCGGCTGGTGCACAAGTTCGCGCTGCCGGTGGCGGGCTGGCGCGGCAGGCCGCCGGAGCTGCACGCCGGGCACGCGGCGCGCCGGCGGCACGACGACCCCGACCGGACGGACGAGGACTGA
- the recN gene encoding DNA repair protein RecN, whose protein sequence is MFEEITISDLGVITGARIPLHPGLTVLTGETGAGKTMVLTGLNLLLGGKADPATVRRGAASAVVEGRVVVPAGSPVLDRAEEAGAATDDDGGLVLLRTVSAPTDDAPGRSRAHLGGRSVPQAVLAELAEYLITVHGQQDQARLRSPAHQREALDAFAGAAHGALLGEYRAAWAERARLQATIDDLTSRRQDLAREAELLRLGLAEVERIDPQPGEDTELAAEIERLEHAEDLRAAATGAHAALVGDEDAADDAPSAAGAVEHARRLLDGAGAHDARLAELRDRVAEAGYLLADAATELSSYLQDLQADPLRLDAAQTRRAELAALTRSYGEDVEAVLRWADEGSRRLLDIGDGDERVTALTAERQALDARLADLADRIRAARRDAATRLAATVSEELAGLAMAGASLEVRVEPAPELGPHGGDVVEMLLVPHAGAPARPLGKGASGGELSRVMLALEVALATSPDQGEHRPGTFVFDEVDAGVGGRAATEVGRRLAALARNAQVLVVTHLAQVAAFADRHLVVTKAEDGAVTASGVREVAGEDRVRELARMLSGQEESGAARAHAAELLELGSVAR, encoded by the coding sequence GTGTTCGAGGAGATCACGATCAGCGACCTGGGCGTCATCACCGGCGCCCGGATCCCGCTGCATCCGGGGCTGACGGTGCTGACCGGCGAGACCGGCGCCGGCAAGACGATGGTGCTGACCGGGCTGAACCTGCTGCTGGGCGGCAAGGCCGACCCGGCGACGGTCCGGCGCGGCGCGGCGTCGGCGGTGGTGGAGGGGCGCGTCGTCGTCCCCGCCGGGTCGCCCGTGCTGGACCGGGCGGAGGAGGCCGGCGCGGCGACCGACGACGACGGCGGCCTCGTGCTGCTGCGCACGGTGTCCGCGCCGACCGACGACGCACCCGGCCGGTCCCGCGCGCACCTGGGCGGCCGGTCGGTGCCGCAGGCCGTGCTGGCCGAGCTGGCCGAGTACCTCATCACGGTGCACGGGCAGCAGGACCAGGCCCGGCTCCGGTCGCCCGCGCACCAGCGGGAGGCGCTGGACGCGTTCGCGGGCGCGGCCCACGGCGCGCTGCTCGGCGAGTACCGGGCGGCGTGGGCCGAGCGGGCGCGGCTGCAGGCGACGATCGACGACCTCACGTCCCGGCGGCAGGACCTGGCGCGGGAGGCGGAGCTGCTGCGCCTGGGGCTGGCGGAGGTCGAGCGCATCGACCCGCAGCCCGGCGAGGACACGGAGCTGGCCGCGGAGATCGAGCGCCTCGAGCACGCGGAGGACCTGCGGGCCGCCGCGACGGGCGCGCACGCCGCGCTGGTCGGTGACGAGGACGCCGCGGACGACGCCCCGAGCGCCGCCGGCGCGGTGGAGCACGCCCGCCGCCTGCTGGACGGCGCGGGCGCGCACGACGCCCGGCTGGCCGAGCTCCGCGACCGGGTGGCCGAGGCCGGCTACCTGCTGGCGGACGCCGCGACCGAGCTGTCCTCCTACCTGCAGGACCTGCAGGCCGACCCGCTGCGCCTCGACGCGGCGCAGACCCGGCGCGCGGAGCTGGCCGCCCTGACCCGGTCGTACGGCGAGGACGTCGAGGCGGTGCTGCGCTGGGCCGACGAGGGCAGCCGCCGGCTGCTCGACATCGGCGACGGCGACGAGCGGGTCACCGCCCTGACCGCCGAGCGGCAGGCCCTGGACGCGCGGCTCGCGGACCTCGCGGACCGCATCCGCGCGGCCCGCCGGGACGCCGCCACCCGGCTCGCCGCGACGGTCTCCGAGGAGCTCGCCGGCCTCGCGATGGCGGGCGCGTCGCTCGAGGTGCGCGTCGAGCCTGCGCCGGAGCTGGGTCCGCACGGTGGAGATGTCGTGGAGATGCTCCTGGTCCCGCACGCGGGCGCGCCCGCCCGGCCGCTCGGCAAGGGTGCGTCCGGCGGCGAGCTGTCCCGCGTCATGCTGGCGCTCGAGGTGGCGCTCGCCACGTCCCCCGACCAGGGCGAGCACCGCCCGGGCACGTTCGTGTTCGACGAGGTCGACGCCGGCGTCGGCGGGCGCGCGGCGACCGAGGTGGGGCGTCGTCTCGCGGCGCTGGCGCGGAACGCGCAGGTCCTCGTGGTGACGCACCTGGCCCAGGTCGCGGCGTTCGCGGACCGGCACCTGGTCGTCACCAAGGCCGAGGACGGGGCGGTGACGGCGTCCGGCGTGCGCGAGGTCGCGGGGGAGGACCGGGTGCGCGAGCTCGCCCGGATGCTGTCCGGCCAGGAGGAATCCGGTGCGGCGCGCGCGCACGCGGCGGAGCTCCTGGAGCTGGGAAGCGTGGCACGATGA
- the steA gene encoding putative cytokinetic ring protein SteA: MKLLPSRRRPAAPQGGELVGPARVDPRTKSLTKRLRPGEIAVIDHVDIDRVSAEALVACQPAAVLNAARSTSGRYPNLGPDILVSAGIPLVDDLGPDVMTIREGRTLRIDGGAVHDGDRLVAEGVVQTEQSVATDQAAAREGLSVQLESFAANTMDYLRRERDLLLDGVGVPDIVTEIEGRQVLIVVRGYHYKEDLVTLRPYIREYRPVLIGVDGGADAILEAGWTPDMIVGDMDSVSDRALRCGAEIVVHAYRDGRAPGLARVDQLGVPHIVFPATGTSEDVAMLLADDKGAELIVAVGTHATLVEFLDKGRSGMASTFLTRLRVGGKLVDAKGVSRLYRNRISNLQLTLLVLAGLLALGVALASTTAGQTLIGLTAARWDDFVSWLGSLFGGTP, encoded by the coding sequence ATGAAACTCCTGCCCTCCCGTAGACGCCCCGCCGCGCCCCAGGGGGGCGAGCTCGTCGGCCCGGCCCGGGTCGACCCCCGCACGAAGTCGCTGACCAAGCGGCTGCGCCCCGGGGAGATCGCCGTGATCGACCACGTCGACATCGACCGGGTCTCGGCCGAGGCGCTCGTCGCCTGCCAGCCCGCCGCGGTGCTCAACGCCGCGCGCTCGACGTCGGGCCGCTACCCGAACCTCGGCCCGGACATCCTCGTGTCCGCGGGCATCCCGCTGGTCGACGACCTCGGGCCGGACGTCATGACGATCCGCGAGGGCCGGACACTGCGCATCGACGGCGGAGCCGTCCACGACGGGGACCGGCTGGTCGCCGAGGGCGTCGTGCAGACCGAGCAGTCCGTGGCCACCGACCAGGCGGCCGCGCGCGAGGGCCTGTCGGTCCAGCTCGAGTCGTTCGCCGCGAACACGATGGACTACCTGCGCCGGGAGCGCGACCTGCTGCTCGACGGCGTCGGCGTGCCCGACATCGTCACGGAGATCGAGGGCCGGCAGGTCCTCATCGTGGTGCGCGGCTACCACTACAAGGAGGACCTGGTCACCCTGCGCCCGTACATCCGCGAGTACCGCCCGGTGCTCATCGGGGTGGACGGCGGCGCGGACGCGATCCTCGAGGCCGGGTGGACCCCGGACATGATCGTCGGCGACATGGACTCCGTGTCCGACCGGGCGCTGCGCTGCGGCGCGGAGATCGTCGTGCACGCGTACCGCGACGGCCGCGCGCCGGGCCTGGCCCGCGTCGACCAGCTCGGCGTGCCGCACATCGTCTTCCCGGCGACCGGCACGAGCGAGGACGTCGCGATGCTGCTCGCGGACGACAAGGGCGCCGAGCTCATCGTCGCGGTGGGCACGCACGCGACCCTGGTGGAGTTCCTCGACAAGGGCCGCTCCGGCATGGCGAGCACCTTCCTCACGCGGCTCCGGGTCGGCGGCAAGCTCGTGGACGCCAAGGGCGTGTCCCGGCTGTACCGGAACCGGATCTCGAACCTCCAGCTCACCCTGCTCGTGCTGGCGGGCCTGCTCGCCCTCGGGGTCGCGCTGGCCTCGACCACCGCCGGGCAGACCCTGATCGGCCTGACCGCGGCCCGGTGGGACGACTTCGTCTCCTGGCTGGGGTCGCTGTTCGGCGGCACGCCATGA
- a CDS encoding copper transporter gives MIDFRYHLVSLISVFLALAVGIALGAGPLKETIGDTLTGQVDQLRAEKDALRTELDESAADVAAADAWIGAAGAELVEGTLSDRRVAVVSLGTVDGDARTAVEDQLTDAGASVSARVTLNEAWTSTDLRQFRSALVSSIAAYLDPQPADGASVDTSLAEALVQGLTGADAANPDQLSSSAATLLEFLTSGDDPLVAFEDTVSAPADAIVLVAPTVVPTAAGTEATPDADELQATLDAEIALARVAQDRSEGAVVVDGPLAEGTLVSAILADEDAAGDLTTVSDGDTTAGRVNVPLALNARIGGTNGHYGRGEDLTALPTTTVLPLPDRTPTATGDEVPADGTEGAGTEGDAGAEG, from the coding sequence GTGATCGACTTCCGTTACCACCTCGTCTCCCTGATCTCGGTGTTCCTGGCGCTGGCCGTCGGCATCGCGCTCGGCGCCGGCCCGCTGAAGGAGACGATCGGCGACACCCTCACCGGGCAGGTCGACCAGCTGCGCGCCGAGAAGGACGCGCTGCGCACCGAGCTCGACGAGTCCGCCGCGGACGTCGCCGCCGCGGACGCCTGGATCGGGGCCGCCGGGGCCGAGCTCGTCGAGGGCACGCTGAGCGACCGCCGCGTCGCCGTGGTCTCGCTCGGCACCGTGGACGGCGACGCCCGCACCGCGGTCGAGGACCAGCTCACCGACGCGGGCGCCTCGGTGAGCGCGCGCGTCACGCTGAACGAGGCGTGGACCTCCACGGACCTGCGGCAGTTCCGCTCGGCGCTCGTCAGCAGCATCGCGGCGTACCTGGACCCGCAGCCCGCCGACGGCGCGTCCGTGGACACCTCGCTCGCCGAGGCGCTCGTCCAGGGCCTGACCGGCGCGGACGCCGCGAACCCCGACCAGCTCAGCAGCTCCGCCGCCACGCTCCTGGAGTTCCTCACCTCGGGCGACGACCCGCTGGTGGCGTTCGAGGACACCGTGTCCGCGCCGGCCGACGCGATCGTGCTGGTCGCGCCGACCGTCGTGCCCACGGCCGCGGGCACCGAGGCCACGCCGGACGCCGACGAGCTGCAGGCGACCCTGGACGCCGAGATCGCGCTGGCCCGCGTCGCGCAGGACCGCTCCGAGGGCGCGGTGGTGGTCGACGGCCCGCTCGCCGAGGGCACCCTGGTGTCCGCGATCCTGGCCGACGAGGACGCCGCCGGCGACCTCACCACCGTCTCCGACGGCGACACCACCGCGGGCCGCGTCAACGTGCCGCTCGCGCTGAACGCGCGCATCGGCGGGACGAACGGCCACTACGGGCGCGGCGAGGACCTGACGGCGCTGCCGACCACCACCGTGCTGCCGCTGCCGGACCGCACGCCGACCGCCACCGGCGACGAGGTGCCGGCTGACGGCACCGAGGGCGCCGGCACGGAGGGCGACGCGGGGGCCGAGGGGTGA
- the murJ gene encoding murein biosynthesis integral membrane protein MurJ — MSRRGVLSGLAGAAALISVVTVVSRLLGFARNLVFANAVGAEAVGDAYNWANTLPNVLFEVAAGGALAGALIPVIAGPLARGMRDDVSRIASGMLGWTLGGLTLIGAALALAAHPIAVLADLGSPAERDLVAFFIRVFAVQLPLYGLAVVLSGVLQAQKKFFWPAFAPVLSSLVVIATYAGYGRLLAGAGLSADTADVAGLPPGAAELLAWGTTAGVLAMGLPLLVPVWRSGVRLRLGLRFPEGVASRARSLALAGIGGLVAQQVSVLATITLSRRYGGDGALTVFQSMVQPTYLLPYAVLAVPLATSTFPRLAAAAARADRAGYAPLAAVTTRAVLVAGGAGAALLAAVAPAVATVFSVIGSGRTELIASMDVALTLIAPGLLGLGLIFHVSRALYALERGRLAVLAVSSGWATVVVASWVACAILVPGAKDGPATLRALGIGTSTGMLVAAVVLVLVLRAAAGAEAVRGILRTSAVLLVGGTVGAVVGRWTVDTVQALTDGLPGAIAAAAGGGAVAGAVVVALVWGLDRTTLTGLVRRGGAAVTPADVPLDAAVPGTLPPEPPAHDDDPARKADR; from the coding sequence GTGAGCCGGCGGGGCGTCCTGTCCGGTCTGGCGGGCGCCGCGGCCCTGATCTCGGTCGTGACGGTCGTCAGCCGGCTGCTGGGCTTCGCGCGGAACCTGGTCTTCGCCAACGCGGTCGGCGCCGAGGCGGTCGGCGACGCGTACAACTGGGCCAACACGCTGCCGAACGTGCTGTTCGAGGTGGCGGCGGGCGGGGCCCTCGCGGGTGCGCTGATCCCTGTCATCGCCGGGCCGCTGGCCCGCGGGATGCGGGACGACGTCTCGCGGATCGCCTCGGGGATGCTCGGCTGGACGCTCGGCGGGCTCACGCTGATCGGCGCCGCGCTGGCCCTGGCCGCGCACCCGATCGCGGTGCTCGCGGACCTCGGGTCGCCCGCCGAGCGCGACCTCGTCGCGTTCTTCATCCGGGTGTTCGCGGTGCAGCTGCCGCTGTACGGGCTCGCGGTCGTGCTGTCGGGGGTGCTCCAGGCGCAGAAGAAGTTCTTCTGGCCGGCGTTCGCGCCGGTGCTGTCCAGCCTCGTGGTGATCGCGACGTACGCGGGCTACGGGCGGCTGCTCGCCGGTGCGGGCCTGTCGGCGGACACCGCGGACGTCGCGGGGCTGCCGCCCGGCGCCGCCGAGCTGCTGGCGTGGGGGACCACCGCCGGCGTGCTGGCGATGGGCCTGCCCCTGCTGGTCCCGGTGTGGCGCTCCGGGGTGCGGCTCCGGCTCGGCCTGCGGTTCCCCGAGGGCGTCGCGTCGCGGGCCCGGTCGCTGGCCCTGGCGGGGATCGGCGGGCTGGTCGCGCAGCAGGTCTCGGTGCTCGCGACGATCACGCTGTCCCGGCGCTACGGCGGCGACGGCGCGCTGACGGTGTTCCAGTCGATGGTGCAGCCGACCTACCTGCTGCCCTACGCCGTGCTCGCGGTGCCGCTGGCGACGAGCACGTTCCCGCGGCTGGCCGCGGCCGCCGCGCGGGCGGACCGGGCCGGGTACGCGCCGCTGGCCGCGGTGACCACGCGGGCGGTCCTGGTGGCGGGCGGTGCGGGTGCGGCGCTGCTGGCGGCGGTCGCCCCGGCGGTCGCCACGGTGTTCTCGGTGATCGGTTCCGGGCGCACCGAGCTCATCGCCTCGATGGACGTCGCGCTGACCCTGATCGCGCCGGGCCTGCTCGGGCTCGGGCTGATCTTCCACGTGTCCCGGGCCCTGTACGCCCTCGAGCGCGGGCGCCTCGCGGTGCTCGCCGTGAGCAGCGGCTGGGCGACGGTCGTCGTCGCGTCCTGGGTGGCGTGCGCGATCCTCGTGCCGGGGGCCAAGGACGGCCCGGCGACGCTGCGGGCGCTCGGCATCGGGACGAGCACCGGCATGCTGGTCGCCGCCGTCGTCCTCGTGCTCGTGCTCCGCGCCGCGGCCGGCGCGGAGGCGGTCCGCGGGATCCTGCGCACGTCCGCGGTGCTGCTGGTCGGCGGGACCGTCGGTGCGGTGGTCGGGCGGTGGACCGTCGACACGGTGCAGGCGCTCACCGACGGGCTCCCCGGCGCCATCGCGGCCGCGGCGGGCGGCGGTGCCGTCGCCGGGGCGGTGGTGGTCGCGCTCGTCTGGGGTCTGGACCGGACGACCCTCACCGGCCTGGTCCGGCGCGGCGGCGCGGCCGTCACCCCGGCGGACGTGCCGCTCGACGCGGCGGTGCCGGGGACGCTGCCGCCGGAGCCGCCCGCCCACGACGACGACCCCGCACGGAAGGCGGACCGGTGA
- a CDS encoding glycosyltransferase: MTARRVLQVLGSSAGGVARHVAQVAEALAEAGDHVVVAGPSGLRGTVAPDGGAVRFAPVEIADRPHASDLRAVARLAALAREADAVHAHGLRAGALTVLAVRSRPGRRPRVVVTLHNLPVGGRAVRAVSAVLGRVVARGADVVLGVSGDLVDLARAQGARTAERALVPAPRRPAPAQDPRETRAALGLAADADLVVTVARLAPQKGLDTLVAAAAEAGRVRSGLCWVVAGDGPLHDDLAARVAATGAPVRLLGRREDVAELMAAADVVASTAVWEGQPLAVQEALGLGAAVVATDAGGTREVTGDAAVLVPVGDAAALGAAVAAVLADGARRDALRAAARARAATLPALGDVLAQLDAHYR, translated from the coding sequence GTGACGGCACGACGGGTGCTGCAGGTGCTGGGCTCGAGCGCGGGCGGCGTCGCCCGGCACGTCGCCCAGGTCGCGGAGGCGCTCGCCGAGGCGGGGGACCACGTCGTCGTCGCGGGTCCGTCCGGGCTGCGCGGGACGGTCGCGCCCGACGGGGGAGCGGTGCGGTTCGCGCCGGTCGAGATCGCCGACCGGCCGCACGCCTCGGACCTGCGGGCCGTCGCCCGGCTCGCCGCGCTGGCCCGCGAGGCCGACGCGGTGCACGCGCACGGGCTGCGCGCCGGCGCGCTCACGGTGCTCGCGGTGCGGTCGCGGCCCGGCCGCCGCCCGCGGGTCGTCGTGACGCTGCACAACCTGCCGGTGGGCGGGCGCGCCGTCCGGGCGGTGTCGGCGGTGCTCGGCCGGGTGGTCGCCCGGGGCGCGGACGTCGTGCTCGGGGTGTCCGGCGACCTGGTGGACCTGGCGCGCGCGCAGGGTGCGCGCACGGCGGAACGGGCGCTGGTCCCCGCGCCGCGGCGTCCCGCCCCGGCGCAGGACCCGCGGGAGACCCGCGCCGCACTCGGGCTGGCGGCGGACGCCGACCTCGTGGTGACCGTCGCGCGCCTCGCGCCGCAGAAGGGTCTCGACACCCTCGTGGCGGCCGCCGCGGAGGCCGGCCGGGTGCGGTCCGGCCTGTGCTGGGTGGTCGCCGGGGACGGGCCCCTGCACGACGACCTGGCCGCGCGGGTCGCGGCGACCGGGGCGCCGGTGCGGCTGCTCGGCCGGCGCGAGGACGTGGCCGAGCTCATGGCCGCCGCGGACGTGGTCGCCTCCACCGCCGTGTGGGAGGGGCAGCCGCTCGCGGTGCAGGAGGCGCTCGGGCTCGGGGCCGCCGTCGTGGCGACCGACGCGGGCGGGACCCGTGAGGTCACCGGGGACGCGGCGGTGCTGGTGCCCGTCGGGGACGCCGCGGCGCTTGGCGCGGCGGTCGCGGCGGTGCTGGCCGACGGCGCGCGCCGCGACGCGCTGCGGGCGGCGGCTCGCGCCCGGGCGGCGACGCTCCCGGCGCTCGGGGACGTCCTGGCGCAGCTGGACGCGCACTACCGCTGA
- a CDS encoding CTP synthase, whose product MAERANRLSGRSDSTTRHIFVTGGVASSLGKGLTASSLGRLLRSRGLRVTMQKLDPYLNVDPGTMNPFQHGEVFVTEDGAETDLDVGHYERFLDVDLVGSANVTTGQVYSHVIAKERRGEYLGDTVQVIPHITDEIKARMRSQAADDVDIIITEIGGTVGDIESQPFLEAARQVRHELGRDNVFFLHVSLVPYIGPSGELKTKPTQHSVAALRSIGIQPDAIVLRSDREIPQSIKAKIALMCDVDTQGVISCVDAPSIYDIPRVIHAEGLDAYVVQRLGVQFRDVDWSGWDELLQRVHQPRHHVEIALVGKYIDLPDAYLSVTEALRAGGFHHDAKVRIRWVPSDDCQTPDGAQRALGGADAVLVPGGFGVRGIEGKLGALRWARENRVPTLGICLGLQTMVIEYARNVLGLPGASSSEFDADPADPVVATMAEQLAIVGGEGDLGGTMRLGSYEAVLAEGSVVAEAYGSTRVTERHRHRYEVNNAYRDKLEEAGLVISGVSPDSSLVEFVELPRETHPYYVSTQAHPEFKSRPTRAHPLFAGLVAAALAAQQGAVPAGARAKAKA is encoded by the coding sequence GTGGCAGAGCGCGCAAATCGACTCTCCGGGCGGTCGGACTCCACGACCCGGCACATCTTCGTCACGGGAGGCGTCGCCTCCTCACTGGGCAAGGGCCTGACCGCCTCGAGCCTCGGACGACTTCTCCGCTCCCGCGGCCTGCGGGTCACGATGCAGAAGCTCGACCCCTACCTCAACGTGGACCCCGGGACGATGAACCCGTTCCAGCACGGCGAGGTCTTCGTCACCGAGGACGGGGCCGAGACGGACCTCGACGTGGGCCACTACGAGCGGTTCCTGGACGTCGACCTGGTCGGCTCCGCGAACGTCACCACCGGCCAGGTGTACTCGCACGTGATCGCGAAGGAGCGGCGCGGCGAGTACCTCGGCGACACGGTCCAGGTGATCCCGCACATCACCGACGAGATCAAGGCGCGCATGCGGTCGCAGGCGGCCGACGACGTCGACATCATCATCACGGAGATCGGCGGCACGGTCGGCGACATCGAGTCGCAGCCGTTCCTCGAGGCGGCCCGCCAGGTCCGCCACGAGCTCGGCCGCGACAACGTGTTCTTCCTGCACGTGTCGCTGGTGCCGTACATCGGCCCGTCGGGCGAGCTCAAGACCAAGCCGACGCAGCACTCGGTGGCCGCGCTGCGCAGCATCGGCATCCAGCCCGACGCGATCGTGCTGCGCTCGGACCGGGAGATCCCGCAGTCGATCAAGGCGAAGATCGCCCTGATGTGCGACGTCGACACCCAGGGCGTCATCTCCTGCGTGGACGCGCCGAGCATCTACGACATCCCGCGCGTCATCCACGCCGAGGGCCTGGACGCCTATGTCGTGCAGCGCCTGGGCGTGCAGTTCCGGGACGTCGACTGGAGCGGCTGGGACGAGCTGCTGCAGCGCGTGCACCAGCCGCGGCACCACGTCGAGATCGCGCTGGTCGGCAAGTACATCGACCTGCCCGACGCGTACCTCTCGGTGACCGAGGCGCTGCGCGCCGGCGGCTTCCACCACGACGCGAAGGTGCGGATCCGCTGGGTCCCGTCGGACGACTGCCAGACGCCGGACGGCGCGCAGCGGGCGCTGGGCGGCGCGGACGCGGTGCTGGTCCCGGGCGGGTTCGGCGTGCGCGGCATCGAGGGCAAGCTCGGCGCGCTGCGCTGGGCGCGGGAGAACCGCGTGCCGACGCTCGGCATCTGCCTGGGCCTGCAGACGATGGTGATCGAGTACGCCCGCAACGTGCTGGGCCTGCCGGGCGCGTCCTCCTCGGAGTTCGACGCCGACCCCGCCGACCCGGTGGTGGCGACGATGGCGGAGCAGCTCGCGATCGTCGGCGGCGAGGGCGACCTCGGCGGCACGATGCGGCTCGGCTCGTACGAGGCGGTGCTGGCCGAGGGGTCGGTCGTCGCCGAGGCGTACGGCTCGACCCGGGTCACCGAGCGGCACCGGCACCGGTACGAGGTGAACAACGCGTACCGCGACAAGCTCGAGGAGGCCGGCCTGGTCATCTCGGGCGTCTCGCCGGACTCGTCGCTGGTCGAGTTCGTCGAGCTGCCGCGCGAGACGCACCCGTACTACGTCTCCACGCAGGCGCACCCGGAGTTCAAGTCCCGGCCGACCCGCGCGCACCCGCTGTTCGCGGGCCTGGTCGCGGCGGCGCTCGCCGCCCAGCAGGGCGCGGTGCCGGCCGGCGCGAGGGCGAAGGCGAAGGCGTGA
- a CDS encoding NUDIX domain-containing protein — MTVAGAGPADRPAPRPVLAHTDLHHGKIWDLVSETVDLGEAQVVREFVDHPGAVAVIALDAEDRVLLLKQYRHPVRSELWEPPAGLRDVDGEPPHVTAARELAEEADLRAATWHLLTEFATSPGGSTERIGVYLARDLSEVPEAERFAREEEEAEMEPLWLPLDEAVGAVLAGRLHSPSAVVGVLAAAAARDRGWSTLRPV; from the coding sequence GTGACGGTCGCCGGGGCCGGGCCGGCCGACCGGCCCGCCCCGCGGCCGGTGCTCGCGCACACCGACCTGCACCACGGGAAGATCTGGGACCTCGTCTCGGAGACCGTGGACCTCGGCGAGGCGCAGGTGGTCCGGGAGTTCGTCGACCACCCGGGCGCCGTCGCCGTGATCGCGCTCGACGCCGAGGACCGGGTGCTGCTGCTCAAGCAGTACCGGCACCCGGTGCGCAGCGAGCTGTGGGAGCCGCCGGCCGGACTGCGGGACGTCGACGGCGAGCCGCCGCACGTCACCGCGGCGCGCGAGCTGGCCGAGGAGGCCGACCTGCGCGCGGCCACCTGGCACCTGCTCACGGAGTTCGCCACGAGCCCCGGCGGCTCGACCGAGCGGATCGGCGTCTACCTGGCGCGCGACCTGTCGGAGGTCCCCGAGGCCGAGCGGTTCGCCCGCGAGGAGGAGGAGGCCGAGATGGAGCCGCTGTGGCTGCCGCTCGACGAGGCGGTCGGCGCGGTGCTCGCGGGCCGGCTGCACAGCCCGAGCGCGGTCGTCGGCGTCCTCGCCGCCGCCGCGGCGCGGGACCGCGGGTGGAGCACGCTGCGTCCGGTGTGA